One window from the genome of Kryptolebias marmoratus isolate JLee-2015 linkage group LG1, ASM164957v2, whole genome shotgun sequence encodes:
- the LOC108234576 gene encoding eosinophil peroxidase isoform X1 yields the protein MNCFLSLLAVGLTLCLQCQVAEAHLSRSFIENFVNKAKTNVDAAYTYSRQVSIDRVKRDAATPADILRLLKQPRGQSRVAVRAADYMDNAIHLIKRSLLKRYKRSINDTELISEEDLEVIAKLTGCTAQLRTINCDTIPNLNQYRTANSACNNIKNFRWGASNVPFLRWLPAEYEDEISLPSGWTDGKKVNDHILPLVREVSNRILTTPNANMESDPLYTFLVTIFGQWLDHDVTFTPHSPSIRSFNLGINCEETCANTEPCYSIKFPADDPRFENSSEECMPFSRSAPACGSGNTGQIFGSSSVRQQMNTITAFIDAGTVYGSDEKLARELRDFSSDKGLLRVNQNYTDNGREHLPFLSMEANMCATRRRMTNDETAQEVPCFFAGDDRVNENTALTSIHTLMLREHNRLARALAKLNSHWDGERLYQEARKIIGARHQVIIYRDWLRHIVGPDTMAAKLSTYPGYDENVDPSIANVFATAAFRFAHVMVQPYIFRLDEHYQEHPDYPKELLHRSMFTTWRVIFEGGIDPILRGLMAKGAKLNTQDYILSKELRDRLFKFSMKMALDLGSLNMQRGRDHGLPGYNKWRKFCGLSQPQTLDELAEVMNNTDLAQHLLDLYGSADNIDPWLGGVAEPFVRGGRVGPLFAHLIATQFQRLRQGDRFWWENDGVFTDEQKETLRDTSLARIICDNTGITELPEQPFLYRPHGSGYTKCEDIPEFDLSPWKETGIVLRGPPGPQGPPGPPGPPGPPGPPGPPGLSGFAEKVAFSVRLGNNFPKAGSPMSFHDVIYNGQNCYDPKTGYFTCWHPGVYQFEFHCTIYQNAGSIDLLRNGELVLHSFTTRQSGYITASGSTYIKLQKGDMVWLVANHGGNGLTSDSYFSGHLLFTE from the exons ATGAATTGTTTTCTGAGCCTGCTGGCTGTGGGTCTCACCCTGTGCTTGCAATGCCAGGTTGCTG AAGCCCATTTGAGCCGAAGTTTCATTGAAAATTTTGTGAACAAAGCTAAGACCAATGTGGACGCAGCCTACACTTACTCCCGACAAGT GAGCATTGACCGGGTGAAGAGAGATGCAGCAACACCTGCAGACATCCTGAGGCTCCTGAAGCAGCCTCGCGGTCAGTCCAGGGTGGCCGTGCGCGCTGCTGACTACATGGACAACGCGATTCATCTGATCAAGAGGTCCCTGCTAAAACGTTACAAACGCTCCATTAATGACACAG AACTGATCTCTGAGGAGGATCTGGAAGTGATTGCCAAACTGACGGGCTGCACTGCGCAACTCAGAACTATTAACTGTGACACTATTCCCAACTTAAACCAATACCGCACTGCGAACAGCGCCTGCAACAACAT TAAGAACTTCCGTTGGGGTGCCTCTAATGTGCCATTTCTCCGCTGGCTGCCTGCTGAGTATGAAGATGAAATCTCTCTTCCTAGTGGCTGGACTGATGGAAAGAAAGTCAACGATCACATTCTTCCCTTG GTTAGGGAAGTATCCAACCGTATCCTGACAACACCTAATGCTAATATGGAGAGTGACCCCCTCTACACTTTCCTGGTGACAATCTTTGGCCAGTGGCTGGACCACGATGTGACTTTCACCCCTCACTCTCCTTCTATCAGATCATTCAATTTGGGTATTAATTGTGAAGAGACCTGTGCCAACACAGAGCCATGTTACTCCATCAAA TTTCCTGCTGACGACCCCCGCTTTGAAAATAGCTCAGAGGAGTGCATGCCCTTCTCCCGCTCTGCTCCAGCTTGTGGTTCTGGAAACACAGGCCAGATCTTTGGTTCTAGCTCAGTGCGCCAACAGATGAACACTATCACAGCCTTTATTGATGCGGGTACGGTCTATGGTTCTGATGAAAAACTTGCTCGCGAACTCCGGGACTTTAGTTCAGATAAAGGTTTGTTGAGAGTCAATCAAAATTATACTGACAACGGGCGTGAGCATTTGCCTTTCCTTTCCATGGAGGCCAACATGTGTGCCACCCGTCGCCGCATGACTAATGATGAAACTGCTCAGGAGGTGCCGTGCTTTTTTGCCG GTGATGATCGTGTCAATGAGAACACTGCACTGACTTCTATACACACGCTGATGTTGAGAGAGCACAACCGTCTGGCTAGGGCCCTGGCTAAACTGAACTCACACTGGGATGGAGAGAGACTCTACCAAGAAGCACGCAAAATCATAGGAGCACGCCACCAG GTCATCATTTACAGAGACTGGCTCCGCCACATTGTTGGCCCAGATACCATGGCTGCCAAGCTCTCAACCTACCCAGGTTATGATGAAAATGTGGATCCCAGCATTGCTAATGTTTTTGCCACAGCTGCCTTCCGATTTGCCCATGTGATGGTTCAACCCTACATTTTTCGTCTTGATGAGCATTACCAGGAACACCCAGATTACCCCAAAGAGCTGCTACACAGAAGCATGTTTACAACATGGAGGGTCATCTTTGAGG GTGGAATTGACCCAATCTTGAGAGGCTTGATGGCTAAGGGGGCTAAGCTGAACACCCAGGATTACATATTGTCTAAGGAGCTGAGGGACAGGCTGTTTAAGTTCTCCATGAAAATGGCATTGGATCTGGGATCACTGAACatgcagagaggcagagacCATGGACTCCCTG GCTACAACAAATGGCGAAAGTTTTGTGGATTGTCACAGCCACAAACTCTGGATGAGTTGGCTGAAGTGATGAATAACACAGATTTGGCCCAGCATTTGTTGGATCTGTATGGCTCTGCTGACAACATTGATCCATGGCTGGGAGGAGTGGCTGAGCCATTTGTCCGCGGAGGAAGAGTGGGTCCCCTGTTTGCCCACCTTATCGCCACCCAGTTCCAAAGACTCCGCCAAGGAGATCG cttctggTGGGAGAATGATGGCGTCTTCACCGATGAACAGAAAGAGACACTGAGGGACACATCACTGGCTCGCATCATCTGTGACAACACTGGTATCACTGAGTTACCTGAGCAACCCTTCCTCTATCGGCCTCATGGTTCTGGTTACACCAAGTGTGAGGACATCCCTGAATTTGACCTCAGTCCATGGAAGGAGACAG GAATAGTTCTGCGTGGGCCCCCAGGACCACAAG GGCCACCAGGCCCTCCAGGCCCTCCAGGCCCTCCAGGCCCTCCAGGGCCTCCAGGCCTATCTGGCTTCGCAGAGAAAGTTGCCTTCTCCGTACGTCTGGGCAACAACTTTCCCAAAGCTGGTAGCCCCATGTCCTTCCATGATGTCATCTACAACGGACAAAACTGCTATGATCCCAAGACCGGCTACTTCACCTGCTGGCACCCAGGCGTGTATCAGTTTGAGTTCCACTGCACAATCTACCAGAACGCAGGCAGCATAGATCTGCTGCGTAATGGGGAGCTGGTTCTGCACTCGTTCACCACCCGCCAGAGTGGCTACATCACAGCCAGCGGCAGCACCTACATCAAGCTTCAGAAGGGAGACATGGTCTGGCTGGTGGCCAATCATGGTGGCAACGGACTGACCAGTGACAGCTACTTCTCTGGTCATCTGCTGTTCACTGAGTAG
- the LOC108234576 gene encoding eosinophil peroxidase isoform X2, with translation MNCFLSLLAVGLTLCLQCQVAAHLSRSFIENFVNKAKTNVDAAYTYSRQVSIDRVKRDAATPADILRLLKQPRGQSRVAVRAADYMDNAIHLIKRSLLKRYKRSINDTELISEEDLEVIAKLTGCTAQLRTINCDTIPNLNQYRTANSACNNIKNFRWGASNVPFLRWLPAEYEDEISLPSGWTDGKKVNDHILPLVREVSNRILTTPNANMESDPLYTFLVTIFGQWLDHDVTFTPHSPSIRSFNLGINCEETCANTEPCYSIKFPADDPRFENSSEECMPFSRSAPACGSGNTGQIFGSSSVRQQMNTITAFIDAGTVYGSDEKLARELRDFSSDKGLLRVNQNYTDNGREHLPFLSMEANMCATRRRMTNDETAQEVPCFFAGDDRVNENTALTSIHTLMLREHNRLARALAKLNSHWDGERLYQEARKIIGARHQVIIYRDWLRHIVGPDTMAAKLSTYPGYDENVDPSIANVFATAAFRFAHVMVQPYIFRLDEHYQEHPDYPKELLHRSMFTTWRVIFEGGIDPILRGLMAKGAKLNTQDYILSKELRDRLFKFSMKMALDLGSLNMQRGRDHGLPGYNKWRKFCGLSQPQTLDELAEVMNNTDLAQHLLDLYGSADNIDPWLGGVAEPFVRGGRVGPLFAHLIATQFQRLRQGDRFWWENDGVFTDEQKETLRDTSLARIICDNTGITELPEQPFLYRPHGSGYTKCEDIPEFDLSPWKETGIVLRGPPGPQGPPGPPGPPGPPGPPGPPGLSGFAEKVAFSVRLGNNFPKAGSPMSFHDVIYNGQNCYDPKTGYFTCWHPGVYQFEFHCTIYQNAGSIDLLRNGELVLHSFTTRQSGYITASGSTYIKLQKGDMVWLVANHGGNGLTSDSYFSGHLLFTE, from the exons ATGAATTGTTTTCTGAGCCTGCTGGCTGTGGGTCTCACCCTGTGCTTGCAATGCCAGGTTGCTG CCCATTTGAGCCGAAGTTTCATTGAAAATTTTGTGAACAAAGCTAAGACCAATGTGGACGCAGCCTACACTTACTCCCGACAAGT GAGCATTGACCGGGTGAAGAGAGATGCAGCAACACCTGCAGACATCCTGAGGCTCCTGAAGCAGCCTCGCGGTCAGTCCAGGGTGGCCGTGCGCGCTGCTGACTACATGGACAACGCGATTCATCTGATCAAGAGGTCCCTGCTAAAACGTTACAAACGCTCCATTAATGACACAG AACTGATCTCTGAGGAGGATCTGGAAGTGATTGCCAAACTGACGGGCTGCACTGCGCAACTCAGAACTATTAACTGTGACACTATTCCCAACTTAAACCAATACCGCACTGCGAACAGCGCCTGCAACAACAT TAAGAACTTCCGTTGGGGTGCCTCTAATGTGCCATTTCTCCGCTGGCTGCCTGCTGAGTATGAAGATGAAATCTCTCTTCCTAGTGGCTGGACTGATGGAAAGAAAGTCAACGATCACATTCTTCCCTTG GTTAGGGAAGTATCCAACCGTATCCTGACAACACCTAATGCTAATATGGAGAGTGACCCCCTCTACACTTTCCTGGTGACAATCTTTGGCCAGTGGCTGGACCACGATGTGACTTTCACCCCTCACTCTCCTTCTATCAGATCATTCAATTTGGGTATTAATTGTGAAGAGACCTGTGCCAACACAGAGCCATGTTACTCCATCAAA TTTCCTGCTGACGACCCCCGCTTTGAAAATAGCTCAGAGGAGTGCATGCCCTTCTCCCGCTCTGCTCCAGCTTGTGGTTCTGGAAACACAGGCCAGATCTTTGGTTCTAGCTCAGTGCGCCAACAGATGAACACTATCACAGCCTTTATTGATGCGGGTACGGTCTATGGTTCTGATGAAAAACTTGCTCGCGAACTCCGGGACTTTAGTTCAGATAAAGGTTTGTTGAGAGTCAATCAAAATTATACTGACAACGGGCGTGAGCATTTGCCTTTCCTTTCCATGGAGGCCAACATGTGTGCCACCCGTCGCCGCATGACTAATGATGAAACTGCTCAGGAGGTGCCGTGCTTTTTTGCCG GTGATGATCGTGTCAATGAGAACACTGCACTGACTTCTATACACACGCTGATGTTGAGAGAGCACAACCGTCTGGCTAGGGCCCTGGCTAAACTGAACTCACACTGGGATGGAGAGAGACTCTACCAAGAAGCACGCAAAATCATAGGAGCACGCCACCAG GTCATCATTTACAGAGACTGGCTCCGCCACATTGTTGGCCCAGATACCATGGCTGCCAAGCTCTCAACCTACCCAGGTTATGATGAAAATGTGGATCCCAGCATTGCTAATGTTTTTGCCACAGCTGCCTTCCGATTTGCCCATGTGATGGTTCAACCCTACATTTTTCGTCTTGATGAGCATTACCAGGAACACCCAGATTACCCCAAAGAGCTGCTACACAGAAGCATGTTTACAACATGGAGGGTCATCTTTGAGG GTGGAATTGACCCAATCTTGAGAGGCTTGATGGCTAAGGGGGCTAAGCTGAACACCCAGGATTACATATTGTCTAAGGAGCTGAGGGACAGGCTGTTTAAGTTCTCCATGAAAATGGCATTGGATCTGGGATCACTGAACatgcagagaggcagagacCATGGACTCCCTG GCTACAACAAATGGCGAAAGTTTTGTGGATTGTCACAGCCACAAACTCTGGATGAGTTGGCTGAAGTGATGAATAACACAGATTTGGCCCAGCATTTGTTGGATCTGTATGGCTCTGCTGACAACATTGATCCATGGCTGGGAGGAGTGGCTGAGCCATTTGTCCGCGGAGGAAGAGTGGGTCCCCTGTTTGCCCACCTTATCGCCACCCAGTTCCAAAGACTCCGCCAAGGAGATCG cttctggTGGGAGAATGATGGCGTCTTCACCGATGAACAGAAAGAGACACTGAGGGACACATCACTGGCTCGCATCATCTGTGACAACACTGGTATCACTGAGTTACCTGAGCAACCCTTCCTCTATCGGCCTCATGGTTCTGGTTACACCAAGTGTGAGGACATCCCTGAATTTGACCTCAGTCCATGGAAGGAGACAG GAATAGTTCTGCGTGGGCCCCCAGGACCACAAG GGCCACCAGGCCCTCCAGGCCCTCCAGGCCCTCCAGGCCCTCCAGGGCCTCCAGGCCTATCTGGCTTCGCAGAGAAAGTTGCCTTCTCCGTACGTCTGGGCAACAACTTTCCCAAAGCTGGTAGCCCCATGTCCTTCCATGATGTCATCTACAACGGACAAAACTGCTATGATCCCAAGACCGGCTACTTCACCTGCTGGCACCCAGGCGTGTATCAGTTTGAGTTCCACTGCACAATCTACCAGAACGCAGGCAGCATAGATCTGCTGCGTAATGGGGAGCTGGTTCTGCACTCGTTCACCACCCGCCAGAGTGGCTACATCACAGCCAGCGGCAGCACCTACATCAAGCTTCAGAAGGGAGACATGGTCTGGCTGGTGGCCAATCATGGTGGCAACGGACTGACCAGTGACAGCTACTTCTCTGGTCATCTGCTGTTCACTGAGTAG